A part of Caldicellulosiruptor owensensis OL genomic DNA contains:
- a CDS encoding STAS domain-containing protein — MVNRVVPTIKLYDYLIVPIQIELDDTTVEAMQEQILNEIDEKRIKGLIIDVSMVEIIDSYISYTLTETAAMAKMMGCNTVICGIQPTVALTLAQNGG; from the coding sequence ATGGTAAACAGAGTTGTTCCTACAATTAAACTATATGATTATCTTATAGTGCCTATTCAAATTGAACTTGATGATACTACCGTAGAAGCTATGCAAGAACAAATTTTAAATGAAATAGATGAGAAGCGGATAAAAGGTTTAATAATTGATGTGAGCATGGTTGAGATAATAGACAGCTATATTTCGTATACACTTACTGAAACTGCGGCTATGGCAAAAATGATGGGGTGTAACACTGTAATATGCGGGATTCAACCTACTGTTGCGTTAACCCTTGCCCAAAATGGGGGTTAA
- the radC gene encoding RadC family protein, with protein sequence MAKNLHEGHRERLKRRFIEQGLDGFEDHQVLELLLFFSIPRRDTNDVAHRLISTFGSISNVFEAHPEDLQKVNGIGKNSAILISLISQISRRYLADKNRKTFQLRNVEVAAEYIKSLFVGRKNEVFYVICLDTQLNVIYSAPLFEGTVKEAVVYPRKVVECVIRYNASSVILAHNHPGGSIRPSMDDIKTTQKIVNALSTIGVAVNDHFIVAGDKYYSFAQNGILPKPQI encoded by the coding sequence ATGGCTAAAAATTTACATGAAGGGCACAGAGAAAGACTAAAAAGAAGATTTATTGAACAGGGACTTGATGGTTTTGAAGATCACCAAGTTTTAGAATTACTTTTGTTTTTCAGTATTCCAAGAAGAGATACAAATGATGTTGCTCACAGGTTAATTTCAACTTTTGGAAGTATATCAAACGTGTTTGAAGCTCATCCAGAAGATCTCCAAAAAGTCAATGGTATTGGCAAAAATTCTGCCATTTTGATATCTCTTATTTCTCAAATATCAAGAAGATATCTTGCAGATAAAAATAGAAAAACATTTCAACTTAGGAATGTGGAAGTAGCAGCAGAGTACATAAAGAGCTTGTTTGTTGGCAGAAAAAATGAGGTGTTTTATGTTATTTGCCTTGATACACAGCTGAATGTAATATATTCTGCCCCGCTTTTTGAAGGTACAGTTAAAGAAGCAGTGGTATATCCAAGAAAAGTTGTTGAATGTGTTATTCGCTACAATGCAAGCAGTGTAATTTTGGCTCACAATCATCCAGGTGGGTCGATAAGACCTTCAATGGATGACATTAAGACAACACAAAAGATTGTTAACGCTTTATCGACAATAGGGGTTGCTGTTAATGATCATTTTATAGTAGCAGGGGATAAATACTACAGCTTTGCTCAAAATGGGATATTGCCCAAGCCGCAGATATGA
- a CDS encoding ISLre2-like element ISCow1 family transposase has translation MFDNIITKIEELLNRFGEGIVEILRGEKDIAMYSMELKEKMDEIGKEMIKEACGLVDEIVRNEKKRKARYEVVRKDKRSIKTIFGDVEYIRTYYKNKEEGGYVYLADEILGIEKYQRIDKAVKAAIVEKVVEISYEKAAKEVLGEEKMTRQSVMNILRRIEAAQLDRIEHNKKGVAGSKKVVKELYIEADEDHISLQNGEGKIAKLAYINEGYKEEKGIVKRKELKGVHYFSSIKERPEDFWSKVSEYIEEHYETEKIEKIYLLGDGAAWIKEGLEWIVGAEFVLDRFHLMREVIKISGGDKNIFAGIVEALRDKDREKFEGLVAKAMEKAGEDKRALKRINESRRYIANHWDNIVLELDNRIIKGCSAEGHVSHVLADRMSSRPRGWSEQGAEVMVKLLSLKYNGVNLKEAYLKEICGKEEKEEKILKEIVRKNVKKIRKQIEETRNNVPILARGKVDLTFRVLKGLSTGDFLNAVVF, from the coding sequence ATGTTTGATAATATTATAACAAAAATAGAGGAACTTTTAAATAGATTTGGAGAAGGGATAGTGGAGATATTAAGAGGTGAGAAAGATATAGCGATGTATTCAATGGAATTGAAGGAGAAGATGGATGAGATAGGGAAGGAGATGATAAAAGAGGCATGCGGGCTTGTAGATGAGATTGTAAGGAATGAAAAGAAGAGGAAGGCAAGGTATGAGGTTGTAAGGAAAGATAAGAGGAGCATAAAGACAATATTTGGAGATGTGGAATATATAAGGACGTACTACAAGAATAAAGAAGAGGGAGGGTATGTGTATTTAGCAGATGAAATTTTGGGGATAGAGAAATACCAAAGAATAGACAAAGCAGTCAAAGCAGCAATAGTTGAGAAAGTAGTGGAAATATCATATGAAAAAGCAGCCAAAGAAGTATTAGGAGAAGAGAAAATGACAAGACAAAGTGTAATGAATATTTTGAGGAGGATAGAGGCAGCTCAGTTAGATAGAATCGAGCATAATAAAAAAGGAGTTGCAGGCAGTAAAAAAGTGGTAAAAGAACTTTATATAGAGGCAGATGAAGATCATATTTCGTTACAAAACGGAGAAGGGAAGATAGCGAAGCTTGCGTACATAAATGAGGGATATAAAGAAGAGAAAGGGATTGTCAAAAGAAAGGAATTAAAAGGGGTGCATTATTTTAGCAGTATTAAAGAGAGACCAGAAGATTTTTGGTCAAAAGTAAGTGAATATATAGAGGAGCACTATGAAACGGAGAAGATAGAGAAGATATATTTGTTAGGGGATGGAGCGGCATGGATAAAGGAAGGGCTTGAATGGATAGTGGGTGCAGAATTTGTATTAGACAGGTTTCATCTAATGAGAGAGGTAATCAAAATAAGCGGTGGAGATAAGAATATTTTTGCTGGGATAGTAGAAGCATTGAGGGATAAGGATAGAGAGAAGTTTGAGGGATTGGTAGCTAAAGCGATGGAAAAGGCTGGAGAGGACAAAAGAGCGTTGAAGAGGATAAATGAAAGTAGGAGATATATAGCCAATCATTGGGATAATATAGTATTAGAGTTAGATAATAGGATTATAAAAGGATGTAGTGCAGAAGGGCATGTAAGCCACGTATTAGCAGATAGGATGAGTTCAAGACCAAGAGGATGGAGCGAACAAGGAGCAGAAGTGATGGTAAAGTTATTGAGCTTGAAGTATAATGGTGTAAACTTGAAAGAAGCATATTTAAAAGAGATTTGTGGCAAGGAAGAGAAAGAAGAAAAAATATTGAAAGAAATTGTGAGAAAAAATGTTAAGAAGATAAGGAAACAGATTGAGGAGACGAGGAATAATGTGCCAATTTTAGCAAGAGGAAAAGTTGATTTGACGTTTAGAGTACTGAAAGGCCTAAGTACTGGAGATTTCTTAAATGCAGTCGTATTTTAA
- a CDS encoding HD-GYP domain-containing protein, translating into MEQNVMWAFFSLPPSIIKHSINVAKLCQKIAQHFDIDDKLLFTCGLFHDIGKLYIDEQILNKRSCLTKEEFEIMKQHTVYGYELLKESNVNELVCLSALYHHERLNGTGYWKKKKEELPIVVQIVAVVDVFEASTSYRPYRFPKSKKAALRILKDPELFNLV; encoded by the coding sequence ATGGAGCAAAATGTAATGTGGGCATTTTTTTCTCTCCCTCCAAGTATTATAAAACATTCAATAAATGTGGCGAAATTATGTCAAAAGATTGCACAACATTTTGATATTGATGATAAACTCCTTTTTACTTGTGGTTTGTTTCATGATATTGGTAAGCTCTACATTGATGAACAGATTCTCAACAAAAGAAGCTGCCTAACTAAAGAGGAATTTGAAATTATGAAACAACATACTGTATATGGATATGAGTTGCTAAAAGAGTCAAATGTTAATGAATTAGTATGTTTATCAGCTTTATATCATCATGAGAGATTAAACGGAACAGGATATTGGAAAAAGAAAAAAGAAGAACTGCCAATAGTTGTACAGATAGTTGCTGTGGTGGATGTCTTTGAAGCAAGTACGAGCTACAGACCTTATCGTTTTCCAAAGAGTAAAAAAGCAGCTTTGAGAATTCTAAAAGACCCTGAACTGTTTAACTTAGTGTAA
- a CDS encoding STAS domain-containing protein codes for MKEKIIKNLDKYVDLIETFEVIKESWKEFLITIAEFWNTDDFEKKTESSLEKFIELIDNTILLRALETIKSEIKEFPIESILKIICKVSAKLLEEKKLVIRELKDALAELATPTIRVWKDVILVPLIGALDSERAQNAAERVLEFASNSRAKVVIIDVTGIPMIDTIVGGFLIEMFNAIKLLGCEVVLTGIKPNIAHTLVKLGIDFNMVTVKRDLESGLRYAISVTEQNK; via the coding sequence ATGAAAGAAAAGATAATAAAGAATCTAGATAAATATGTAGATTTAATTGAAACTTTTGAGGTGATAAAAGAAAGTTGGAAAGAATTTTTAATTACCATTGCTGAGTTCTGGAATACAGATGATTTTGAAAAAAAGACAGAAAGTTCTTTAGAAAAGTTTATAGAACTGATAGATAATACCATACTTTTGAGGGCTTTAGAAACCATTAAAAGTGAAATTAAGGAGTTTCCAATAGAAAGTATCCTAAAGATTATATGCAAGGTCAGCGCAAAGTTGTTAGAAGAAAAAAAGCTCGTTATAAGAGAGTTAAAAGATGCTCTTGCAGAACTTGCAACACCAACAATAAGAGTCTGGAAAGATGTAATTTTAGTTCCCTTAATTGGCGCACTGGATAGCGAGAGAGCACAGAACGCAGCAGAAAGAGTATTAGAATTTGCTTCCAATTCTAGAGCTAAAGTAGTTATTATTGATGTAACAGGAATACCCATGATAGATACCATTGTTGGTGGTTTTCTTATAGAAATGTTTAATGCAATAAAATTATTAGGATGCGAGGTAGTTCTTACAGGTATAAAGCCAAATATAGCTCATACACTTGTAAAACTTGGTATTGACTTTAATATGGTGACAGTAAAGAGAGATTTAGAAAGTGGACTAAGATATGCTATTTCAGTCACAGAACAAAATAAATAG
- the glgB gene encoding 1,4-alpha-glucan branching protein GlgB has protein sequence MIKKVKSTIYLSDIKKFESGEHFESYKFLGSRVVNYRGKVGTVFCVWAPNAKSVSVVGNFNNWCGENHKMMRVYGSGFWWLFVEGIGEGELYKYEIIGADGKRVLKADPYAIYSELRPNTASIVKNIPDYEWHDQEWMEKRNTTVPYDKPINIYEVHLASWKMKKDGSIEKAGEFYNYRELAHMLVDYLKEMNYNYIELLPVLEHPLDMSWGYQPTGYFSLTSRYGDIEDFMYFVDFMHQNGIGVIVDWVPAHFCKDEHGLYRFDGTFLYEYENELLRENYTWGTATFDFSKPQVQSFLISSAMFWFDVYHIDGIRVDAVSHIIYMNNNQKNRYGGHENIEGIEFIKKLNCAIFSKYPNVLMIAEESTAFPLVTYPTYDGGLGFNYKWNMGWMNDTLKYMQKHPDERKHHHNLLTFSIMYAFSENFILPFSHDEVVHGKKSLLDKMPGDYNQKFANLRLLYGYMYTHPGKKLLFMGGEFGQFIEWRFYASLDWLLLDYPMHRMLQHYVKTLNRFYLENKALWELDHKMDGFRWIDVHNWQQSIISYLRFSKDPDDFLVVICNFGLASYENYKIGVPRKGMYLEVFNSDKAEFGGNNIVNTEKLKTIDEVWHGYNQCIEFRLPALSCLIFKPVEFFNNQEEKEQYDNNI, from the coding sequence ATGATAAAAAAAGTAAAGTCTACTATTTATCTATCTGATATAAAAAAATTTGAATCAGGAGAGCATTTTGAAAGTTATAAGTTTTTGGGAAGCAGGGTGGTAAACTACAGAGGCAAGGTTGGAACAGTTTTCTGTGTGTGGGCACCAAATGCTAAAAGTGTATCTGTTGTTGGAAATTTTAATAATTGGTGTGGCGAAAATCACAAGATGATGAGAGTTTATGGTAGTGGCTTTTGGTGGCTGTTTGTAGAAGGTATTGGCGAAGGAGAACTTTACAAATATGAGATTATCGGCGCTGATGGGAAAAGGGTTTTAAAAGCTGACCCGTATGCAATTTACTCTGAGCTTCGTCCCAATACAGCATCAATTGTCAAAAATATTCCAGACTATGAATGGCATGATCAGGAATGGATGGAAAAAAGAAATACAACTGTGCCATATGACAAGCCTATTAATATTTATGAAGTACATTTAGCCTCATGGAAAATGAAAAAAGACGGAAGTATAGAAAAAGCTGGCGAATTTTATAACTACCGAGAACTTGCTCATATGCTTGTAGACTATTTAAAAGAAATGAATTACAACTACATAGAACTTTTGCCGGTTTTAGAACACCCTCTTGACATGTCATGGGGTTATCAACCAACAGGATATTTTTCTCTAACATCACGCTATGGAGATATTGAAGATTTTATGTATTTTGTTGATTTTATGCACCAAAATGGAATCGGAGTAATTGTTGACTGGGTACCAGCTCATTTTTGCAAAGATGAGCATGGACTTTACAGATTTGATGGAACATTTCTATATGAATATGAAAATGAACTTTTAAGGGAAAACTACACATGGGGAACTGCCACATTTGATTTTTCAAAACCACAGGTACAAAGCTTTCTTATCTCAAGTGCAATGTTCTGGTTTGATGTATATCACATTGACGGAATAAGGGTAGATGCTGTTTCTCATATCATCTACATGAATAACAACCAGAAAAATAGATATGGCGGACATGAAAACATAGAAGGAATTGAATTTATAAAAAAGCTAAATTGTGCAATATTTTCAAAATATCCAAATGTCCTGATGATTGCCGAAGAGTCAACTGCATTTCCTCTGGTCACATATCCAACATACGACGGAGGGCTTGGCTTTAACTACAAGTGGAACATGGGATGGATGAATGACACATTAAAGTATATGCAAAAACATCCAGATGAGAGAAAACATCATCACAACCTTTTGACATTTTCTATAATGTATGCATTTTCTGAAAACTTTATTCTGCCGTTTTCACACGATGAGGTTGTCCATGGAAAAAAATCTTTGCTTGACAAGATGCCAGGTGATTATAACCAGAAATTTGCAAATTTGAGACTTCTTTATGGCTATATGTACACACATCCGGGCAAAAAACTTCTTTTCATGGGTGGTGAGTTTGGTCAGTTCATTGAATGGAGATTTTATGCATCACTTGACTGGCTGCTTTTGGACTATCCTATGCACCGCATGCTTCAGCACTATGTCAAAACATTAAACAGATTTTACTTGGAAAACAAAGCTCTCTGGGAACTCGATCATAAAATGGATGGTTTTAGATGGATAGATGTTCACAACTGGCAACAGAGCATCATCTCATACCTGAGATTTTCAAAAGACCCTGATGATTTTCTTGTTGTCATTTGTAATTTTGGTCTTGCTTCATATGAAAATTACAAAATAGGTGTGCCAAGAAAGGGTATGTATTTGGAAGTATTTAACAGTGATAAAGCTGAATTTGGTGGTAATAATATAGTAAACACAGAAAAACTTAAAACAATTGATGAAGTATGGCATGGATATAATCAGTGCATAGAATTCAGGCTTCCTGCACTTTCGTGTTTGATTTTCAAACCAGTTGAATTTTTCAACAATCAAGAAGAAAAAGAGCAATATGACAACAACATTTAA
- a CDS encoding response regulator, whose protein sequence is MDGVRCKKILIVEDSRLSAQITAEILDKYAYCVEIVTTGEEAIERLKSRNDIDLILMDIELGGKIDGIETTYLIQQFSDIPIFISYC, encoded by the coding sequence ATGGATGGAGTTAGATGTAAAAAGATTTTAATTGTAGAAGACAGTAGACTAAGTGCCCAGATTACCGCAGAAATTTTAGACAAGTACGCTTATTGTGTAGAGATAGTAACTACAGGTGAAGAAGCGATAGAGAGGCTGAAGAGCCGCAATGATATTGATCTAATTCTTATGGATATTGAACTTGGAGGGAAGATTGACGGGATAGAAACTACTTACTTAATTCAACAGTTTTCGGATATTCCTATTTTTATTTCTTACTGCTAA
- a CDS encoding SpoIIE family protein phosphatase, protein MIESLEVKIKDEVDLFILEHRVNKFIEKNFLNNPSLIIIARELATNILKYGGEGHIRIDLTPEKIIILAEDEGRKQENVSKLNISSGLGLGLKIIENNTDEMEIKKNARGGTTVKAVINLIRKSEKDLRISVGIATRPKHLEDKNGDVVVFKRINGKYLLVVADVLGHGDKAYEVAERIKEYTMKVNNITTLYNFFIRLEMEIAGTRGSAVFSAVISSQKIEYFNIGNIRAWLASYKNVKYLSQVPGIVGRLPVNFKSFIESGGLYNSALVVCTDGITRRFTPESYSSLINECENVQQLAEKILAECGLPEDDATVVILKG, encoded by the coding sequence TTGATTGAGTCTCTTGAAGTAAAGATCAAAGATGAAGTAGATTTATTTATTTTAGAGCACAGAGTAAATAAATTTATTGAAAAGAATTTTTTGAACAACCCTTCTTTGATTATAATAGCCAGAGAATTGGCTACTAATATTCTTAAATATGGGGGAGAAGGTCATATAAGGATAGACTTAACACCAGAGAAAATTATAATATTAGCAGAAGACGAAGGGAGGAAGCAAGAAAATGTTAGTAAGCTAAATATAAGTTCTGGATTAGGATTAGGATTGAAAATCATAGAGAATAATACGGATGAGATGGAGATTAAAAAAAACGCTCGTGGTGGGACAACAGTAAAAGCAGTAATTAATTTGATTCGAAAGAGTGAAAAGGATTTAAGAATTTCGGTTGGAATAGCCACTCGACCGAAACATTTGGAAGATAAAAATGGAGATGTAGTAGTTTTTAAAAGAATAAATGGTAAATATTTATTAGTTGTAGCAGATGTTTTGGGTCATGGAGATAAGGCGTATGAGGTTGCAGAAAGGATAAAAGAATATACTATGAAGGTGAACAATATAACAACTTTATACAATTTTTTTATAAGGTTAGAAATGGAAATTGCAGGGACGAGAGGAAGTGCTGTATTTTCAGCTGTAATTTCTTCCCAGAAAATTGAATACTTTAATATAGGCAATATCCGAGCATGGTTAGCATCTTATAAAAATGTAAAATACCTATCTCAAGTTCCAGGAATAGTAGGAAGATTACCTGTGAATTTCAAAAGTTTTATAGAGAGTGGTGGTTTGTATAATTCAGCTCTTGTTGTGTGCACAGATGGAATAACACGGAGATTCACTCCAGAGAGTTACTCAAGCTTGATAAATGAATGTGAAAATGTTCAACAACTGGCTGAGAAGATATTAGCAGAATGTGGACTGCCAGAAGATGATGCCACAGTAGTAATATTAAAGGGGTGA
- a CDS encoding sensor domain-containing diguanylate cyclase, which yields MVFNTFHRRKDGSFYPVEVHLQLIQYMGKNLCVAFVIDITEREAMERELREQNKVLSVITEYAHDAIIMLDSEGCITFWNPAAENLLGYSKEEVIGAELHGLVINDEKVYQLYKEGFKKFRQTGKGPVIGKTIELKAKHKKGYEIFVELSLSAVKINDTWHAIGVLRDITERKKFEELIYKQSITDSLTDIYNRRFLTQMLEKEINRTKRNGKAFSLIMFDLDHFKKINDNFGHAIGDIVFKKVAETVKKRIRKTDCFARWGGEEFILLLPETSISNATKLAEELREHISNMNLPIVGYVTASFGVTQFNEQDTVDSILFRVDDLLYKAKKEGRNCVKSD from the coding sequence ATTGTTTTTAATACTTTCCATCGTAGAAAGGATGGTTCTTTTTATCCTGTTGAGGTGCATCTTCAACTTATACAATATATGGGTAAAAATTTGTGCGTAGCATTTGTGATTGATATAACAGAGCGCGAAGCAATGGAAAGAGAACTTAGAGAACAGAATAAAGTTTTGAGTGTTATAACTGAATATGCTCATGATGCTATTATAATGCTTGATAGTGAGGGGTGTATAACATTTTGGAATCCTGCAGCTGAAAATTTATTAGGCTATTCAAAAGAGGAGGTGATAGGAGCAGAATTGCACGGGTTAGTTATAAACGATGAAAAAGTGTACCAACTTTATAAGGAAGGTTTTAAAAAATTTAGACAAACTGGCAAAGGACCTGTTATAGGAAAAACAATAGAATTAAAGGCAAAGCACAAAAAGGGTTATGAGATTTTTGTTGAACTTTCTCTCTCTGCTGTAAAAATTAATGATACGTGGCATGCAATAGGGGTTTTACGTGATATAACTGAAAGAAAAAAATTTGAGGAATTAATTTACAAACAGTCTATTACTGACTCATTGACAGATATTTATAATCGTCGATTTTTAACGCAGATGTTAGAAAAAGAAATAAACCGAACAAAGAGAAATGGGAAGGCATTTTCTCTTATTATGTTTGATTTAGATCACTTTAAGAAGATAAATGATAATTTTGGACATGCTATAGGTGATATTGTATTCAAGAAGGTTGCTGAGACAGTAAAAAAGAGGATACGAAAAACAGACTGTTTTGCACGGTGGGGTGGGGAAGAGTTTATACTTCTTTTACCAGAGACTTCGATAAGTAATGCTACGAAACTTGCTGAGGAATTGAGGGAGCATATAAGCAATATGAATTTACCGATAGTTGGATATGTAACTGCAAGTTTTGGTGTTACACAATTCAATGAGCAAGATACAGTTGATAGTATTCTTTTTCGTGTGGATGATTTACTCTATAAAGCAAAAAAAGAAGGAAGAAATTGTGTAAAAAGCGATTAA
- a CDS encoding PAS domain-containing protein translates to MKVKKEQELFHSLFESSDAIMLIIDPETGKIMGANRAACDFYGYPKEVFLQMNIEAILCSTKVEALKKYEETLRNGNNSLICIHRLANGEERIVEVYPSYIHHENKIVLYLIIFDITARWRVEEELVLYKHLFEESLNEIYIFSPETFKFIAVNRTAMQNLGYTEEELTHMTPLDLGTNFDLESFKKLISDLTENKKSVLFLILSIVERMVLFILLRCIFNLYNIWVKICA, encoded by the coding sequence ATGAAAGTAAAAAAGGAACAGGAGCTTTTTCATAGTTTATTTGAATCAAGTGATGCAATTATGCTAATTATTGATCCTGAAACAGGAAAAATCATGGGAGCAAATAGAGCAGCTTGCGATTTCTATGGTTATCCTAAGGAAGTCTTTTTGCAAATGAATATAGAAGCAATTCTTTGTTCTACCAAAGTAGAAGCTTTGAAGAAATATGAAGAAACCTTAAGGAATGGTAATAATTCACTGATTTGTATTCATCGATTGGCAAATGGAGAAGAGCGAATAGTAGAGGTTTATCCATCTTACATACATCATGAAAACAAAATTGTGTTATATCTGATAATATTTGATATTACTGCACGCTGGAGAGTTGAAGAAGAACTAGTGCTTTACAAACATTTATTCGAAGAATCGCTTAATGAAATATATATATTTTCACCTGAAACGTTTAAGTTTATAGCTGTAAATCGTACTGCTATGCAAAATTTGGGATATACAGAGGAAGAGCTGACTCATATGACTCCTCTAGATTTAGGAACTAATTTTGACTTGGAAAGTTTCAAAAAACTAATTTCTGATTTAACAGAAAACAAAAAAAGTGTATTGTTTTTAATACTTTCCATCGTAGAAAGGATGGTTCTTTTTATCCTGTTGAGGTGCATCTTCAACTTATACAATATATGGGTAAAAATTTGTGCGTAG
- a CDS encoding anti-sigma regulatory factor, translating to MQINTADYDMSIKIKEEKDIVVARQIVKDIAKRLGFSLADMTKISTAVSELARNIYRYAKEGFILVREKKSGDEVEIEVVALDNGPGIEDIELALKSGYTTTRNSLGLGLSGVKKLMDSFYIESEKGVGTVVIASKRRRAF from the coding sequence ATGCAGATAAATACGGCAGATTATGATATGTCCATAAAAATAAAAGAGGAAAAGGATATAGTGGTAGCCAGACAAATTGTAAAAGATATAGCGAAGAGGTTAGGATTTTCTCTTGCTGATATGACAAAAATTTCAACAGCTGTTTCTGAACTTGCAAGAAATATCTACAGATATGCTAAAGAGGGCTTTATTCTTGTTAGAGAAAAAAAGAGTGGAGACGAGGTGGAAATTGAAGTTGTAGCGTTAGATAACGGACCGGGAATAGAGGATATTGAGTTAGCTTTAAAAAGTGGTTACACTACTACACGAAACAGTTTGGGATTGGGGCTGTCGGGAGTAAAGAAATTGATGGATAGTTTTTACATAGAGTCTGAAAAGGGAGTAGGAACTGTTGTAATTGCCTCAAAAAGGAGGCGGGCTTTTTGA
- a CDS encoding HD-GYP domain-containing protein has protein sequence MRFVDIDHLEEGMIVGKDIVDLNGNILLRAGVVLNDFYIERLKEKKFNGIYIEDEISKEIIPSELIPPLLKLKMIKTLQLIAEKEISSDVSVKEVKEIIIEIVEELTRTDAYLNIIELKSLDEYLYSHSVNTTLISLLIGIEMGLNKYDLYNLGMSALLHDIGKKFIDQKILNKPGKLTEEEFEKVKMHPILGYKYAKELGFSLLVCSGIIDHHEKYNGEGYPNNKKEKQISLYGRIISVADVYDALISTRTYRKAFPPHEAFECIISQVGTHFDSEVVNGFIHRVFPYPVGTIVQLSNGMVGIVVRNHRSFPLRPDVKVLKIKDEFVDEPYLLELTKNLNITILSSLNDFTNEKSNSIADTKEKNKLIL, from the coding sequence ATGAGGTTTGTTGACATCGACCATTTAGAAGAAGGAATGATTGTTGGGAAAGATATTGTAGATTTAAATGGAAATATTCTTCTCAGAGCTGGTGTGGTGCTCAATGATTTCTATATAGAAAGATTAAAGGAAAAAAAATTTAATGGTATATATATTGAAGATGAAATTTCAAAAGAAATAATTCCATCAGAATTAATTCCCCCACTATTAAAGTTAAAAATGATAAAAACGTTGCAGCTCATTGCTGAAAAGGAAATTAGTAGTGATGTTAGTGTGAAAGAAGTCAAGGAAATTATAATAGAAATAGTTGAAGAATTAACAAGAACAGATGCCTATCTTAATATTATTGAGTTAAAATCCCTGGATGAATATTTATATTCTCACTCTGTAAATACTACGTTAATTTCATTGCTGATAGGGATTGAGATGGGATTAAATAAATATGACTTATATAATTTGGGTATGTCAGCATTATTACACGATATTGGTAAAAAATTCATAGATCAAAAAATATTAAATAAACCTGGAAAATTAACAGAAGAGGAATTTGAGAAAGTGAAAATGCATCCTATACTAGGTTATAAATATGCAAAAGAGTTAGGTTTTTCACTGCTGGTATGTAGTGGAATAATAGACCATCATGAAAAATACAATGGAGAAGGTTATCCTAACAATAAAAAAGAAAAACAGATTAGCCTTTATGGCAGAATTATTTCTGTAGCAGATGTTTATGATGCTTTAATATCTACAAGAACTTACAGAAAGGCTTTTCCACCTCATGAGGCTTTTGAGTGCATAATATCTCAGGTAGGAACTCATTTTGATAGTGAAGTAGTCAATGGCTTTATACATCGAGTTTTCCCTTATCCTGTAGGGACGATTGTGCAACTTAGTAATGGGATGGTTGGAATAGTAGTTAGGAACCATAGAAGTTTTCCTTTGAGGCCAGATGTAAAGGTATTAAAAATAAAAGATGAATTTGTTGATGAACCATATTTATTAGAGTTGACAAAAAACCTGAACATAACCATTTTATCTTCACTTAACGACTTTACAAATGAAAAGTCAAATTCAATTGCTGATACAAAAGAAAAAAATAAATTAATATTGTAA